TTGAGCGTGAACAACACGCCAGCGCCCCAGACCACGTAGAGACAGAACAGCACCGCCAGTGGCGGCGGTAGCGTCCCGGTTCTGACGACGTCCTGGAGGAAGGCGACTGCGCCGAACAGCGGGTAGACCACGTACAGGAGTGTGACCGGGGCGCGTTTCGTCCGCCGGATCGCGGTGACCGTCACCGTCCGAGTCGGCCGATCGAGGCCGGAGAGCAGTCCACCGAGGCGATCGGACGACTGGGTCTCCGCCGGTTCGTCGTCGGAACGCACCGGATCGGAGTACCAGTGGATCCGTGTGGAGACGACGCCCACCCCGACGGCCAGCGGGACGACGACGGCGAACCCGACGACGGTGCCCACGAGCGGTCCGACGGACGGCTCGAGTCCGGGGACGGCGAGCAACAGCAGGGAGCCCGGCCAGCCGAGCGGGCTGTTTCCGAGGAGATCGAACAGGACCGACGTGATCGTCTCCAGCCAGCCCATCGCGATCGCAGCGAAGTACGCGACGCCGACCGAGACGAGAATCGGCGTTCGATACCGGGCGATCGGTTCGTAGACCGTGATCAGGTGGCGAATCCAGACGCCGACGACGAACCCGATCGGAACCGCAGTGAACAACAGGAGCACGACGAACGCGGGCGCGAGTACGACGGGCAGGATCGTCCCTGCACCGTACGCGAACGCACTCGAGAGTGCCAGCGTCGGGGGAATCGTCCAGGTCGCAAACGTCAGCAGTTCGGCACCGGTCACGCCGAGGACGACGTTCCGATGGGACGTCGAGAGCAGCAGAAACGCCGGCTCGTCGACGTCGGCGACGGTCGTGACCGTTCGGATCGTCGCCATCGCAGTGAGAACGAGCCACGCGAGCGCGGCGATGCCGGCCGTCGCCTCCATCACCGTCGAAGTGACACTCGAGTCGATCCCGCCCGCGGCGACCTGTTCGCCAGCCGCCGAGAGCAACACCGTGCCCAGCACCGTGACCGGCCCCAGCGCTACCACCGCGATCGCAAGCATGAACAGCAGTTTCGTCCGGTCGCCGGCGACGACTCGAACCGTCCGCCGAAACTCCGTGCGAGCGACGACGAGCGGTGCTCGAGTCACCGGCGACCACCGCCGGAGGAGGGCGAGGTCGTGGCAAACAGAAAGATCATAATCTCACTGCCGCGCCGGCGGGTATAAATAGTTCGTTTTGTTATATTTTCTATAGCACAAGAGATTGGATAGAAGAACTGTAGCCAGCGATCGCGTCGTCAGTGTTCGAATGACTCGAGTTTCCGAACCAGCTTTGTATACAAGTCTGGTGCGCAGTACCAGCCTTCTTCGATCATCGAATCAACTGTCTCACGCGCTTCACGAATAGTGATGTCCCCCTGCTTAGCGCACAGGAGAATAATGTAGGCCGTCCCCCGAGTTTCGATGCCCTCGATTTCTGCAGCTGTTCTTCCATAGGCTTCGTCCATTACCGCGACTGCATCACGTGATTCAGCACAGCCAAGTACAGCCACATCGGCGTCGCTCAAGTTAGGGTTTTGTTGGCTCTGTTGAAATCCTCAGGAGTTGACACATCTTTCCCGGCCACGACCAATACAGTGAAGCACGTATCATTCAGTACAGGGGATGCACTGACCGCAGAGGGGCCATGAACCTATCACGCGTATATATATATATATATATATATTTTGCAGAACGCCGAAGGAGCGATCACATCGCTTCAGCTCGACTGAGTTTGTTCCGAACGAAGTTCGTTCGGGACGAACCACGACGGGAATCCATCGTCGGGTGCCGATCGTTCTGCGTGAAACCGACCTCGTTCGAGAGCGAGTTTTAGCGTCACGAACAGTACGTAAGGGAGCACCCCCGCAAGTGAGTCAGAAGCAATGAATTCCGCAATCAGTAGTCCGATGAAGAACACAAAAACCAACATTATGAGTCCACCGAGATAGACGAGGATAAAACGCGCAGGTAACTCAAGCATACTATACGCTGACGTCTCCTCGTATTGACGTGAGCGAACGTAGATTCTATATATAGTAACGAAATGTATAAGCACAAACAATACTGCAGTCCCGAATATTGGTAGTGAGGTAAGCACTGAAAAATTCGCGAAGAATGCCGCAGGATCACCCACTGTGGCTCCCGGCATCCCACGGTCCGTAGTTCCTTCCAGCAGAGCGGACCCAAGTACGAAGCTTGCGAGCATCATAAAAACACAGGACGGGATGATCACTCGCAAATTCCTCGAATAGACCGGAGGAAGCGGACCAATCTTTCGAGGATTATCGCTCCAGAACTTATCTCCAAGAGGCGCGATAAGGATCTGCTGCTCTCGGTCCTCGTAGTTACTCCGTCGCTGAGCAAACAGAGCGAAGCCACAGTACACGAGCCACAATGCGACGATTTCAACCCAGTAGAGCATGAAAACGGCGGTAAACTCCCAGTCAAGTACGAAGTACCCGATAATCGGTAACAGGTTAGCAAGGGCTATCGCGCCGAACTCAAAAGGGTTGCCCTCAGTTCGTTGCTTGTTCTCCATACGGGCTATAATACAATCAGTTAATGATGTTATTATGAACTTCGGTACCTTCTGACGACGCATTCGGTGGGAAGAGATCCTGTTCTGATCGTTTGGGGGTTCGGTCGAGATTGTGGACGAGACACGCAAGAGCGAGTTCACGGAACTGCTTCCACCAGCGTCGTGAACGGACGAATGCACCGTACTTCCGCTTGAGCGTTGAATTGACTGTCTCTGATTGACTCCGTTGGCCGTAGAGGTCGGCGTCTAAGCGTGCGTTCCATGCCTTGTGAAGCGGTGTGAACTCACGATGCTTGATTAGTGGACGAATCCCGTGTTGACGGGCAAGCCGTCTGATTTTCTGGTCGTCGTAGCCCTTGTCTCCGAGCAGGATGTCGATAGTCTCGGGGTTGCGTTTGATCAACGACGGAGCGATCTGGCTATCGTGTTTTCGTGTCGTCGTCACATGTAAATCAAGGACTGCGTTCACTTTGGAATCGACGAGCAGTGTTACCTTGAGTTGCTGAATCGTGAGTTCGGAGCGTTTCGTGTAGTGTTTCGAGGCGTGACTGCGGTCGAATCCCGAAGCATCGATCCCCGCAACGCCGTTGGTCGGAAGCAGTGAAACAGAGAGATTGAGCAGCACTCGCCAGACAGCCATATCGAGTCTATCGAACGCTTTGCACAGTGTTGATGGGGCAGGAAGTTCAGTGAGATTGATTGCGTTCCGAATACGGGGCATCTCGATGAGTTCGTCGAGAAGTGTTCGATAGGTTGTGTTCTTCCGAACTTTGAGGCCCAGGAGAACGATGTGCTGATGGAGCGTATAGCGTTGTTTCGAGAACTTCGAGGAGTACCGAGCTACGGCACGTTGTGCTAACTGTACGTGTTTACCCCGAGGGCTCAACAACCGGCGCAGCCTGATCTCGTGAGATTATCTCGTTGTCGTGGACAACCCGCGTGAGTTCCTCGTATGGGTTGCGTCCCTGCTGGCGCCACGTCGCCAGCAGGGACAAGATCGTCTCGTGAACGAACATTCCACGGTCGTTCCGGAGGGTTCCGATGATTTTCCGCAACACAACCGGTTCACGAAGTGCATTCTCTGCGGCATTATTCGTCGGTGAGACCGCTGGCTCACCGACGAAGGTGAGCCAGTGGTCGAGGCCACCTTCCAACTTCCCGAGAAGTGTTGCCACTGGTCCGTCGGGCACTGACCGGTCGATGATCTCTAGCCCTCTCTGCCCTACTCGGTGAACTTCCGCACGTTCACGTTGTGACAAGTCGGTCTCCAGCCGCGCCTGGAGACCGACGTACAACTGCTTGAGTTCGCGGTGGATCGGAATGGCTTCGTCCTGTTTTGCAGCCGCGTCTTCAGCTTCTCGGAGAATGTGTGCCCAACACCGCTGGAGATTGCTGCTGAAGGCTGGATAGGCCGTCCATCCGTCACAAATGACCGTTCCCGCGAAGTCCTCGCTGAGGACTTCTGCGGGAACATCACTTCCACGACTCTCCCTAACCGCGTACAACGTATGCTGAGATGTCTTGAACGTCCAAATCCACGCCTGCTCACCGTCACGTTTGATCCCTGTTTCATCGATGTGAACCACATCGGCATCTTGGATCTTCCGACGGATCTGCTCGTACTCACAGCGACCGGCGCGCGCAGCGCGCTCGGTCGCGTGCCACGCGGACGCGCCCGAGAGTTCGAGCTCGTGCAGTTGCTCGAAGCGATCAGCGATCTTCCGGTAGGGAAGGCGGTGATCGTACCGTGACAGTGCTGATTGCGCGATGACGTTCACCCCGAACTGCCCCTCATCGGGGCAGTCGGGGTGAGTCGCAACTGTCTCCGTTCCACAGGAGTCGCACTGGTAGCGGTGGTGGTTGTACTGGGTGACTTCTGGTGGCTGTGGATCCGGAATCTCCTCGACGAGTCGGGGGCTAACGCCCACCGACTCGTCGAAGTACTCGCCACACTCAGGACAGCACTCACAGGTAACCTCGACCTCTTCGTCAGGATCTGGTGAAGAGCGCCACTCTGGGTCGTGACCGTCCTTTCGGCCAGGAGTGCCGCCGTCAGTTCGGACATCGTCGTCTTCGTCGTCCTGCGAGGTCGGGGACTCGTCGGTCCCCGACCGTCGCTTGCTGGGTGGAGTGTGTGGATTCTCGTACTTCCGTAGGCGTGTTTCGAGCTCTTCGATTCGTTCGTTCTGTTCCTCGATCCGCTCGTCCTTCTGGTCAAGTTTCTCCTCCAGCTCGTCGATTCGTTCCTCCATCTGGAGAAACCGCGAGAGGAGTTCGTCCTTGGTGAGATCGTCCCAGTTCATCGATTCCACCTCGGAACGACGACAGCAGGGTCAACGGGATGGTCTCCGCTGCTCGGAGACCATCCCTGAAAGGGCATACTCGATCCCTGCTGACGAACCATGTGTCCCCCACGTGTCGCTATCTACGAGATAGTGACGAAATCAGCCGGGGCTAAACACGTACCAAATACCAAGGTCGACACCTGCCGTGTTCTCGCCGGGTGACGCTGCGTTGATTTCCACTTCACAGACGACGTGCAACTCCCACCGGCCTTTTCCAGTGGTGTAGACGGCACGCACTTGTTGAATGTTCTCCACTTCGGCGTCTGGTGGAGCCTGGTACTCACAGAGGATGAAGTCGCGTCCGTCTTTGTGGTTTTTGCCTTTGCTCAGGCGGATTCGGTCGTGTTTCGTGTCGTGGCGGATGCCGTTCTGTTTCCACGTCACCGTCGAGCGCGGATGTTCTTCGTGGACTCTGTTGCCATCGTCGTCGTCGTAGTTCTGTTTGCGGTAGCCCGGTGGGTTGTCCCGGTCGTCGTCGGAGCCGAACCACGAACTGAACGCTCCAGAAAGTTCTTCTAAAACGTTCTGGCTGGACTGGCTATGCAGTCCCTTGTATTTGGGGTGGGTTTTCAGTTCGCGTTTGAGTTCGTTTTCGTCGGGGATTGTGCCGGTTTCGTCCCACTGTTGGCGGGCGTAGTAGTTCGCAACGTTCCAGAGTTTGGATGCTGACCATCCGTGTCTATCAAGCGCATCAGCCACTTGCGAGTGGTTCTGGATGCGGCAGACGTAGGTACGGCGTGTCGTCAACATCCGGTACTTATTGTTATGAAATCGTGTTATTTAATAGCTGTGGCATATCCTGCCGTGGTGTAACTGGTGGATTGTTTGTCGGAGTGTCGGCTTCATCACCCGCCTGTTCAGTCCTCGGTTCCGACCCAAGCGGTCGGAACACTCGTCCTTCACGGGAAGGCGGGTGTATTCGCCTCGATTCTCTATAACATTCGCCGTTAAGATCGGAGACGAGTTGGAGTTGATCGGCCTTCGCGAGGTAGATTAGCGGTGTACCGTCAAAAACCCACATTCACAGGTCCTCGAGATCGTCTTCGAGGTGATTGTCCGAGACCCACGTGATGTCATGATCTTTCGCGAGTTGGGCAAATTCCCAGACAGACATCTCTGCGAGCTGGGCGCCTTTCGTAAGCGTAATCTCATCGGCAGCGAGTCGTTCGAGGGCTTGTTCACGACGCCACTCCTGGAGTCCCTCCGAGAGAAGTTTTCGCACTGCTGTACTCCGATCCAGACGTTCTTCCTCGAGGTATTCTTCGAGTTCCCCCTCGAGATCATCCGGAACCCGTGTTGATATCGTTCCCATGGTGTCTGCTATGTTTACAATGTATACAAGTATTCTGCTCGTTCTGATTCGGAACGTCACCATCGCCGATGAGCGAGAGGTTGTCCCCTTCTGTGGAGTTGGCGCGAAGCGGGTACGTGCCGTCTTTGGCGTGACTAGGATGGTTGTAGTCGCCGTACTCGTAGTAGTTCTCCATCGCTTCCAGTGCTCTAGCGACGATGTGCTGCGTCGTGTTTTTCACAGGATCGGCTTCGTCTTCGAGGCGGGGAGAACGGTCGTTCCAGTCTACACCTTCTCCCGATCGAAATCGATCGTAGACGAATGGATCGCCGTGATAGTCCGACTCGAGCGGAAAATTTAACTACTGTTAACTTAGACATTTTTCATATGGAGTTCGTCACCACTGAAACGGTCCCCGGTCACGAGATCGAAGAGACGCTCGGTATCGCTCGAGGCAACACCGTCAGAGCGCGCAACGTTGGCAGAGACATCACACAGAGTATCCGGAACATCACCGGCGGCGAGTTGAAAGCCTACTCCGAACTGTTAAGCGACGCCCGCGACGAGGCCCTCGAGCGCATGGCCGACGACGCCCGATCGATGAACGCCGACGCCGTCGTCAACATTCGACTCGAGAGTTCCGAGATCGCAAACGGCGGGTCGGAAGTCATCGCGTACGGGACTGCCGTCCGACTGAAGTGAGTCGGGTCAGTACCGATCGCCCTCGAAGGACGTTGCTGTGACTTCCCCGTCGTATGGTCGAACGGAGTGATCCAGCCAGAACCGGCGTCAACGCCGGCCGTGTCGTCGGCCTGCTGACTGCGACACTCGCAGTCGTGAGTCTCTTGCAAACCCAGGCGTCGTTCTACGAGATCGCGACGGCGTTGCTCGATGCGTTCGGGATCGAGTCCAGCCTCTCGGTATCGGCGCTCTTCTGGGGAAACGTCGCCATCGCGGCGTCCGCTCGGTACGTCGTCGGGTACGTGGTCGGGTCGCTCGTCGGAGTCGTGTACGACTGGCTCGATCGCCCGTCCCTCCCGGTGCTAGTCGGGATGGTACTCGTCGTCGGTGTGGTAGATGGGTTCCTCGCCGGCATCGACACACGCAGCGTGGGTATCGGAAGCGCGTACGTCGTCGCCTGGCTCTGTTACGTGCCCGCGTTCGTCTGGTTGTCCGACGACGACGCCAACGACGTCCGATCGGGCCCTCGACGACTCGGCGACTCCTGATCGAGCCACTAGACGAATCGGAAGTAGTACGGACTCACGAATCCCTCGACGAGTGCGGCGACTGCGAGCACCAGCCCGATCCCGACGAGCACCCAGAACGCCCGTTCCAGTTCCGTTGCGGCCACCGACCGCTCGAGTCGCCCGCGTATCGTCCGCCAGGCGACGACGCCCAGGTGGATGCCGAGTGCGCCGGCGACGACGATCGCCGGGATCTCGAGGATCCCGTGGGGGATGATGAACGCGATCAGTTCGGGGAGGTCGACCTCGAGACGGGCGTAGATCCCGATAGCAAAGCCGTTGAACGCCAGTGAGGCGGCCGCCGGAACGGCGAGTGCGACGCCGGCGTAGGCCGTCGTGAGGGCGACGGTCCAGTTGTTCACGAAAAGCTGGATCGCCGCAGTGGGCGGGAAATGCCCCTCGAGTCGGGCGGCGATCGACGTTTCGACGACGCCGACGAACGGTCCGGCGAGCAGCCATCCCGTCGCGAAGCCAGCGACTGTGACGGCGACTGCGACGACGTGAACGCCGGGCGCGTCACGGACGAACGTGGACAGTTCGGCCCAGCCGCGACGGACTCCTGCGGCGAGTTGCGTCCGGAACGTCCGATCCGGTGACGACGGCGGTGAGATCGAGCCCCGGTATGCGCCGTACAGCGTCGTCTTCAGGAGGTCGAGCGCCGGAAGCACCACCAGTGCGACGACGAGCGAGCCGAGACTCCCGGCGCTCCCGGCCGAAAGCAGCGAGAAGATGCCGGCGAATCCCACGATAGCAGCGATCGCACTCACGTAGTAGAAGACCGCCTCGACGGGTCGCCGCCGGAGGAAGCCGAGACTCGCAGCGAGCGACCCGGCGATCCCGCCATCGTCGACGACGACGGCGACCGGGGCGAACGCGAACACGCCCCGGACGGCGGCGACGACGACGATCCATAGAACGAACCCCAGCAGTGCGGCGAGGACGCCGATGGCCGTCTCGCCCGTGACGACGACGGTGCCCAGTGCGACTGCCCCTGCGAACAGTGCCGCCGCAAGCGCCGCCACGATCCACAGGCTCGCCTCGAGGACGAACAGCCCGAGAAACGATAGCCAGTGGCGGCGAACGCCCGCGATCCCCGCCGACAATCCACGTTCGTCTCGGAGGCGAGCGTCGCAGGCAGCCAGCTGGCCAGCAGCGACGCCGGTGTGGGCGACGAGAGCCGCGATGACGGTGAAGACGGCCGTAACGGCGAGGATGCCGACCACGGCCGGCGGGAACAACGCCTCGAGCACCGGGTCGAGGTCGGCCGCCCACTCGGCGAACGCCTCGGGTTGTGCCTCGGGGTCCGGCGGGGAGAGGTCGCGACTCGCGAGTTCCGCACGGGCCATCTCGAGTCGGCCGGTGGTCTCGAGGTAGAGGTAGCTGACGACGAGACCCAGGAAGGTGCCGACGCGGGTGATCGCGGGCACGGCGATCCCGAGCACGTAGAACGGGAGGAGATCGGCGGGACGGCGACGTAACGTCGTGGCGACGGCGGTTACGGCCGCGGAGAGTTTCATACAGATACGTCAGTGGTCGACTTACTTTATGTTCCTGATGAGTTTGCCACCTGTGAGAAATTCGCCAGGCGACGCTGCCGACGGTGTCACTGGAACGAGTCGATCGACAGACGTCGGGACAGCAGTCCGAGCCGTGGACCAGGTATATCCATCACCGCCGACTACTCTGGAGCGATGTCAGACGACGATACCGAACATCCCGTAACTGCAACGCCCCCGGAGAGTCCGTTTCGGACGACCGGCACCGACCACGTTACGATCTGGGGATCGAACGCCGAGGATACGATCGCGTTCTACCGCGACCTTCTCGGGATGGCCCTCGTCTTGCGCCAGCCCAACCTCGACGACCCCTCGCAGACGCACCTGTTTTTCGACACCGGCGACGGACGCATCCTCACCGTGTTCGTCAGCGACGACCGAC
Above is a genomic segment from Natribaculum luteum containing:
- a CDS encoding DUF6498-containing protein, whose amino-acid sequence is MENKQRTEGNPFEFGAIALANLLPIIGYFVLDWEFTAVFMLYWVEIVALWLVYCGFALFAQRRSNYEDREQQILIAPLGDKFWSDNPRKIGPLPPVYSRNLRVIIPSCVFMMLASFVLGSALLEGTTDRGMPGATVGDPAAFFANFSVLTSLPIFGTAVLFVLIHFVTIYRIYVRSRQYEETSAYSMLELPARFILVYLGGLIMLVFVFFIGLLIAEFIASDSLAGVLPYVLFVTLKLALERGRFHAERSAPDDGFPSWFVPNELRSEQTQSS
- the tnpC gene encoding IS66 family transposase; its protein translation is MNWDDLTKDELLSRFLQMEERIDELEEKLDQKDERIEEQNERIEELETRLRKYENPHTPPSKRRSGTDESPTSQDDEDDDVRTDGGTPGRKDGHDPEWRSSPDPDEEVEVTCECCPECGEYFDESVGVSPRLVEEIPDPQPPEVTQYNHHRYQCDSCGTETVATHPDCPDEGQFGVNVIAQSALSRYDHRLPYRKIADRFEQLHELELSGASAWHATERAARAGRCEYEQIRRKIQDADVVHIDETGIKRDGEQAWIWTFKTSQHTLYAVRESRGSDVPAEVLSEDFAGTVICDGWTAYPAFSSNLQRCWAHILREAEDAAAKQDEAIPIHRELKQLYVGLQARLETDLSQRERAEVHRVGQRGLEIIDRSVPDGPVATLLGKLEGGLDHWLTFVGEPAVSPTNNAAENALREPVVLRKIIGTLRNDRGMFVHETILSLLATWRQQGRNPYEELTRVVHDNEIISRDQAAPVVEPSG
- a CDS encoding UPF0175 family protein, which translates into the protein MGTISTRVPDDLEGELEEYLEEERLDRSTAVRKLLSEGLQEWRREQALERLAADEITLTKGAQLAEMSVWEFAQLAKDHDITWVSDNHLEDDLEDL
- a CDS encoding YbjQ family protein, which encodes MEFVTTETVPGHEIEETLGIARGNTVRARNVGRDITQSIRNITGGELKAYSELLSDARDEALERMADDARSMNADAVVNIRLESSEIANGGSEVIAYGTAVRLK
- a CDS encoding stage II sporulation protein M; translation: MKLSAAVTAVATTLRRRPADLLPFYVLGIAVPAITRVGTFLGLVVSYLYLETTGRLEMARAELASRDLSPPDPEAQPEAFAEWAADLDPVLEALFPPAVVGILAVTAVFTVIAALVAHTGVAAGQLAACDARLRDERGLSAGIAGVRRHWLSFLGLFVLEASLWIVAALAAALFAGAVALGTVVVTGETAIGVLAALLGFVLWIVVVAAVRGVFAFAPVAVVVDDGGIAGSLAASLGFLRRRPVEAVFYYVSAIAAIVGFAGIFSLLSAGSAGSLGSLVVALVVLPALDLLKTTLYGAYRGSISPPSSPDRTFRTQLAAGVRRGWAELSTFVRDAPGVHVVAVAVTVAGFATGWLLAGPFVGVVETSIAARLEGHFPPTAAIQLFVNNWTVALTTAYAGVALAVPAAASLAFNGFAIGIYARLEVDLPELIAFIIPHGILEIPAIVVAGALGIHLGVVAWRTIRGRLERSVAATELERAFWVLVGIGLVLAVAALVEGFVSPYYFRFV